The Bacteroidales bacterium DNA segment AAGGGAATTTCAGCACCACAGGAAGGTTTCTGGCAGGGAATAGTACGCGCCCAGATATAGCCTACTGGAATAGAACCGTCTGGTTCTTCCGGATAGAATTTTCCGATTTCTTTTTTGGCTTCTTCCAGCACCTGTTCACCCCAGCGTTTTACATCATCCAGCAGAGGATTAATAGTTCTTTTATTGGTCTGGGTCTGGCCAAGGTATGTATTTGTTTCTTCAATTTCTTTTGGTTTTCCATACTTCTGGGGGTATTCGAGGGTGCATTTCTGAATCAGCACCGCCACCGGGTTGTAATCGTTGCTGTAGGTTTCGCATCCGAGGCGGAGGGCTTCCAGGGGTATGGAACCACCCCCTCCGAAAGGGTCAAGCACCCTGGGCGGCACCCCGCCGTTGGCTTCCAGAATCTCCTTGCGGGCCTTTTCAATCATGGAAGGGTTTAGCGAGTTTTCCCACCTGGAGAAATCAATAATAAACTGCCGTTTTTTATTCCACTCATCAATGTTTTCAGGTGCTTTGATAAGGGCTGCATAGTTGGTAACCCGCGAAGAGGCGAGCGGCCGCCTCGCCCACCAGATGTGCAAGGTCGAAATATGTCCGTGGCGGATATTTTTTTCCTTGGCCGATTCAACACTTACTTCCTTAACAGGGAAAGATTCTTCGATAAACCGTTTGTCGTTCATGCCTTGATTCCTTTGCTGAAAATTTCGTTGTCGTTGACAAGATAGCGGACGATTTCCACTTTTTCCTCGGCCCTCAGCGTTTCGGCAGGGTTGGGGATAATGTGGAGTTCCGGGCTTGTAGCAGTATTAAATACCACATAGAGGTAATACTCGTTTCCAAAGCGCTGAGCTTTGAACCATTCGTTCTGAGTAAGGGCGACGGCTCCCGAGCGGGCACGTGCTTTTACTTCGATATAGCGTACTGTGCCGGTAATAGGGTCCTTTGAGCGGATATCAAATCCGAGGTTTTGGGCTGAAACATCCTCCGGTATCCGGCCCTGTTTCTGTTCGTATTCCATGGCTACCCGCATTCCTTCTGCTTCCACCTGAGCATCACTTACCATTTCCGTTTCTTTTCCATGCCATGGCCTCACCTGAATTATACCCAGAAACTTAGGTGCACTCATGGTGAGGCTTTGCTCTTTCTCTATTAGATTCTTTAATTCCCCAAGGGCTTTTTCATATTCTGCTTTACGTTCCTGTTTGTTCCGAATAACGAGGTCAACATTTTCGCCTTTTGCTTTTCTTTCTTCCAGGCCGATAAGTTCTTCATCCAGTTTGATGATGAGGTATTCAAGTGAGTTTACCCCGTATCGTTGTTTGATTTCAGCCTGACGTTTTCGTTCTTTGTAGAGTTCTGCTTTATAGGCTTCAAGTGTTCTGTTCGCCACCTTGTTAATGTTCTCTCTCATAGATTCGATGCCGGACAGGGGACTTTTCGGCGGATTGTTTTCTTC contains these protein-coding regions:
- a CDS encoding DUF1156 domain-containing protein, which codes for MNDKRFIEESFPVKEVSVESAKEKNIRHGHISTLHIWWARRPLASSRVTNYAALIKAPENIDEWNKKRQFIIDFSRWENSLNPSMIEKARKEILEANGGVPPRVLDPFGGGGSIPLEALRLGCETYSNDYNPVAVLIQKCTLEYPQKYGKPKEIEETNTYLGQTQTNKRTINPLLDDVKRWGEQVLEEAKKEIGKFYPEEPDGSIPVGYIWARTIPCQKPSCGAEIP